A region of the Rubripirellula tenax genome:
GCATGACCGACGCGAAGCTGGTTCACGTCAACTTTGGCACCGTGCTGGGTGAAGACGGGAAACCCATGAAGACGAGAAGCGGATCTCTGATCGGACTTGAGAGTCTTCTAGACGACGCCGTGGAACGCGCTCGACAAGTCGTTTGCAATCCTGATCGATTGCAATCGTTTGATCCGCCCATGGACGAAGCCGAGCAACAGGCGATCGCAGAGATCGTGGGAATCGGAGCCATTAAGTTCGCGGACTTAGGACACCACCGAACCAGCGATTATCGGTTCAGTCTCGACAAAATGGTCGCATTGGATGGAAACACATCAACGTATGTTCAATATTCTTATGCCCGTACTCAAAAGATTTTGGAACGTGCCGAGAAGGCCGAGTCCGACGTTACTGCGATGGTTCAGCAATACGGTATCGAACTGACGCACCCTGCCGAACGCAGCTTAGCGCTCATGCTGCTGAAATTCGAAGAAGCATTGGTCGCTGTTCACAAAGACTACGCGCCAAATTTGTTGGTTGAGTATTTGCTAGAGACCGCAAAGGTCTATTCAAAATTCAATGAGAGCTGTCACGTCTTACGCGCCGAGTCGGAAGCGATTCAAGCAACGCGATTGATGCTTGTGTGCTTATGTGGACGCGTGTTAGCCCTTGGACTGAATATTCTAGGTGTCGGTGTCGTGCCGCGTATGTAGTTTGCCAATTGACAACCAGTATAAATTGCCTAACTTAAAGCGGGCATTCATGCTGAACTCGGACTGTTTCGGCAAACTTCCACTCAACGCAGACCGATTCTCGGTCGAAAAGGTAAACAGATCATGGCAAAGAAGAAAACCGGCGGACCCAACAAGTCGCAAGCGATTCGTGACTACAGCAAAGACAACCCAACTCTAAAGCCTAAACAAATTGCTGCGGACCTCAGCAAGAAGGGTGTTGCTGTTAGTGCCGGTTTCGTTAGCACGATTTTGTCGACATCGAAGCGAAAAAAGAAAGTGGGTCGTCCGGGTCGCCCCAAGGGTTCTGTCAAATCGGTACGCGCCGTCGGACGCCCAACCAAGAAGAAACGAGCAAGCTCGGCTGGAAGCGGCGATGTTTCGATCGACGCGCTGATGAAGGTGAAGCAATTGGTTGCCGAAATCGGCAGCATTGACGAAGCGAAGTCAGCGTTGTCGGCGCTCGAAAAGTTGATGCGATAATTCGGCGATGACGGCAGATAATGATTCTGCTGTTGTGGCTGATTTTCGGTCGGGAATGCCCCCAGGGGTTAGCAAAAGCGTTCATAGGAATGCGGACCTTCATCGGCGGAAAACGCCAGTTCCACACCGAACGAAGCATGGGGATACCATAAGGTGTCCCCTTTTTCGTTGGACCGCCACGTTGGGCGGGTTCCGTGTAAACTGGTACACGACCGGTGCAGAGGACCGTTGGGGTCCCTTTTTTCCGCATTTATTCCCCAGCTATTTGTTGCTCGTGGCCATTGATGAGTGATCTGACCCCCCGACAATTCGCACAACGTGCGGCCGATCTTGGACTCGCGGACCGACGTTCGGTCGAACAGGCCGTCAATGAACTTGGCGTGGGCGACCATACGCTCGACGACATGATCCAGGTGATGCAGCGAAATGGTCTGGTCACAACTCTGCAAACCGAGAAGATTTTAAAGGGCGACCGTAAGGGATATTTTTACGGTGACTATAAGGTCCTGTACTTGATTGGTGCCGGTACGTTCGCACGCGTCTATCGCGCCGAAAAAGGTGGCGAAGTCTTTGCGGTTAAAGTCTTGCGGAAACGGTTTCGCGATGAACTGAGGGAACTGGAGCAGTTCCTGCGAGAGGGTCGGATGGGATTGAGGCTTCGGCATCCTCACATCGTCGATATCTTGGAAGTGGTTCCGGACGTGCACAATCCGTTTCTGGTGATGGAGTTTGTTGAAGGGCAAACGCTGCGAGAGTTGGTTCGGATTCGAGGCAAGTTGCCCGCCGACTTGGCGCTGCGATTGATGTACGAGATTGCCTCGGGTTTGGCGTACGCTTCTTCGCTGGGGATCGCCCACCGTGACTTAAAGTTGTCGAACGTGCTGATATCGTCCGATGGAAAAGCGAAGTTGGTGGACTTCGGGTTGGCGGCCCTCACGGACCGCAACAACCCTGAAAAAATGGCCGACTGCCCGAATGCTCGTGCGATCGACTACGCCGCTTTGGAACGCGGTACAGGCGTTCGCAAGGACGATCCTCGTAGCGACGTCTACTTTGCCGGGAACATGCTGTATCACATGTTGGCGGGAGTACCAGCGTTGACGGAAACGCGTGACCGATTGCAACGATTGAACGTGTCTCGTTTTCAAGAGATTGTGCCGCTTCACGAGCGAGTGCCGGACGTGCCCGGCATTGCCAACCAAGTGGTGCAGCGGGCGCTCGAATTCAATCCAGACAAACGCATTCAGTCGGCCGCCGCACTGCAAGCAGAGGTTAAAAAGGCGTTGCAAATCCTTGAAAGTGGAGCCACGCGATCAAATTCGGACAACACGATCTCGTCGACGGATTCGCCGGATGAGGATGAAATTCCGACCAACGAGGGCGAAGGTTACATCATCATGTTGGTGGAATCCAAAGCGGCGCTACAGAACGCGTTTCGCGAGCGATTGAAGGCGCGCGGCTATCGAGTGCTCGTGATCTCGGATCCGAACCGGGCGCTCGATCGATTTTCGCCGGACGATGATCCGCCGGCCGATTGTGTGGTTTTCGGCGCCGCCGAACTCGGATCGTTGGCGGTCGAGGCTTACAACAAGTTTGGATCCGACGAACACACCGCCGAGATACCGGCACTATTGTTGGTGGACCGTCGACAAACCAGCCTGATTGCGTCTGCTCGTCGATCGCCGACCCGAAAATTGCTGCCGTTGCCGTTGAAGGTTCGCGAGCTGCGTATCGCGTTGACGCAGTTGCTTTCGGGTGTCGAGCGTCGCCCGCTAGGTACTTACTGAGGAAATTTTCTCGGAATCTCGGTCAAGTCTCCACACCCCAGGCCCGATAAATACGTCGTATCTGGTACAGATAACAGAAACATGCGGAACTACCGTTCTTGACTGTTCGTCAGTCTTTCTCTAGTTTCCGCATTATCTAAACGGCGACGTGGCCAAGTGGCTAAGGCGAAGGATTGCAAATCCTTTATTCGTGGGTTCGAATCCCACCGTCGCCTTCTTTGAGTCAACAGAAGCCGGTGTATTTTTACGCCGGCTTTTTTTCATGGCTGTGTGGTTAGCCCCAATCGACCCAAGCCTCGCATTCAAAACGATTTGCGTTTCGAGGTTTCCAACTCGCTGTCACGCCACCGCTGACCGGCGTATCTCGCGGCTTCTGAATCTCCGAAAAAAGGAGCACCGACCAGCCTTGGACGATGTCCGATTCAGGTGTCGATGTTAAGCCACGTTCGCATCGAGGCCAGCTTCACTTTCCCCAGCATCCGGACTCGTTTGCCAAACGTTGTCATGAGACGGTCTCCTGCTTGTTTGCTGTGGGGGGGGAGTCTTACGCTGATCCCAATCGATAGGGAACAAGCGATCGCTCGCTGGCGAAAGGAACGGACAGAACATCATGGCCAACAACCACTCCGACACCGAAAAACGACTCTGGGATGCTGCCGATGAATTCCGCGCTAACTCCGACCTCAAGTCATCCGAATACGCTGTACCCGTCCTCGGCCTGATATTCCTTCGGTACGCCGATCATCGGTTCACGATCGCCGAACAGGAACTTGCGGGCAAAGGCACGGGGCGTCGCAAGATCGGCAAGGAAGACTACCAAGCCAAAGGCGTGATGTACGTGCCGCCTGAGGCCCGGTTCTCACATCTGCTTTCCCTGCCCGAAGGCGAAAACATCGGCAAGGCGATCAACGAGGCGATGAAGTCGGTCGAGGCCGAAAACGTCGACCTCAAGGGCGTTCTGCCGCGAACCTACACCAAGATCGACAACGCCATCCTGGTCTCGCTGCTGAAGAACTTCTCTCAGATCGCGATGGATGCCGAAGGCGACACGTTCGGCAAGATTTACGAATACTTCCTTGGCAACTTTGCCCGTGCCGAAGGACAACGGGGTGGTGAGTTCTTCACGCCGACCTCGCTGGTCAAGCTGATCGTCGAGATCATCGAGCCGTACCACGGACGCATCTACGACCCGGCGTGTGGATCGGGCGGCATGTTCGCTCAGAGTGCCGAGTTCATCAAAGCCCACCAGAACAATCCCTCGGTGGAAATCTCCTGCTACGGTCAGGAGCGAGTCGGAGAGACCCGGCAACTGTGCATGATGAACCTTGCCGTGCATTCGCTGTCCGGCGACATTCGCTTGGGGAACAGCTACTACGAAGACCCCCACGACAGTCTCGGCAAATTCGACTTCGTGATGGCCAATCCCCCGTTCAACGTCGACAAGGTGGATAAGGAGAAGATCAAAGACGATCCCCGCTACCCGTTCGGGATGCCACGGCCCGACAACGCCAACTACCTCTGGATACAACGGTTTTACAGCAGCCTCAGCGACACGGGCCGAGCCGGTTTTGTGATGGCGAACTCCGCCGCCGACGCTCGCCAGTCGGAGATGGAGATTCGCAAGCAACTGCTCCAGTCGCACGCCGTCGATGTGATGGTCGCCATCGGTCCGAACTTCTTCTACACGGTGACGCTCCCTTGCACGCTCTGGTTCTTTGACAAAGCGAAATCGCAACCCGACGCGTCAGCGAGGGATACCAGCACCAAGGACAAAGCCAGCAAGTCCCTCGCTCACGCTTCGGGTTCCGATAATCTCGGTTGGCGGCGCGACAAGGTCCTGTTCATCGACGCCCGGCACACGTTCCGGCAGGTCGACCGGGCACACCGCAAGTTCAGTCCCCAGCAGATCGAGTATCTGGCCAACATCGTGCGGCTGTATCGGGGTGAGCAGCCTGAGTTCGTGGCGGGTGAAGATGAAGAAGTTCCCGGTGAGGAACCGGATTTGAAGGCCACCTTCCCGAAGCTGAAATACGCGGACGTGGCGGGACTTTGCTGGGTCGCCACGTTGGAGGAGATCGAAGCACAGGGCTGGAGCCTGAATCCCGGTCGGTATGTCGGCGTGGCGGATCGTGAGGAAGACGATTTTGTCTTTGCCGAGCGGCTGGAAGAACTCAACGAAGAGTTGGAGGTCTTGAACAGCGAAGCGTCCGAGTTGGAAGAGCGGATTGCGAACAACGTCGCCAAGTTGTTGGAGGAGGCGACGTGACGCTTTATCCCAGAATCCGAATCGGCGACTTAGTCACGATCAAAGGAGGAAAGCGACTAAGGCCAAACGAGCAGTTCAGTTCCGAACCAACACGACACCCCTACATTCGAGCCAGAGATGTTGGTGAAGGCATTGTCAAGATTCAGGACGCTGTTTACTTACCGGAAGATGTGGCAAACCGACTGTCACGCTACCGAGTAACCACAGGGGACGTTTGCATAACCATTGTTGGTGCCAATGTCGGAGAAATGGGAATTGTCCCTCCCAATCTCGACGGTGCGAATCTAACTGAAAACTGTGTGCGGCTGACAAACAATGGAAAGGTGACGCAAGGTTTCCTGCGATATTCGCTTTTAGGCGACGACGCACAGGGTCAGATGAAAGTATTGGCAGGTGGTGCTGCTCAACCCAAACTTGGTATCTACAAAATCGAGACCGTCGAGATTCCGCTTCCGTCAGTTCCGACCCAACGGAAGATCGCTTCGATCCTGTCGGCGTATGACGATCTGATTGAGAACAACAACCACGTGGTGCACGCGGAGCCAGACTCGCGGTTATCATGCAAATTGAAAATGAACTCGCCCGGTCCGTCGGCCTCGATCGCTTTCCGAATGACCGTTGTCCATCCGCGGATCGAAACCTCTCGCCACCCGGAGCACCTCAACGAGTTTTTTGATGCAATACCGTTATGTAGTTGTCGACCTGGCGGACGGTGGGAGCTGGCATCTTTACGGCGACGAAAGCCGTCCTGAAGTCACAGGGTATTCAGCAGACGAATTGCGGGTCCTTCCTGATCTGTTGGCGGACGGATGGGTGCCGATCCGTGAGACGCCGTGCGGATCTTCCGCTGTGGGTGCAATGCGTGGCGGCGTTCGTGCCTTCTGCTTGGTACTGCTTTCAAAGGAATGACCTTTCACTGAACCGGTTCCGGGCCATCTTGCCTGATGCACAACGATGAATGAGCATGGGTTTTGCGGAGCGTAGGGGGAATGCATTTTCATTTTCGTAAAGTTGCTCGTCCGCCACTCTTCAATGTGTAATACTGTCCGAGTGAGCGCCCGCGCACTACGAGCTTTTTGAAATGCCTTGGACATGCCCATCATGCAACGGTGAGACGGATCTCGGCTACAACATCTGCTGGACATGCCGCGCTCCACGACCTGGAAGTGATCCGCGCGCCGAACCGGCGCACGTCAACATGCTCATCACGACAACGCCGTCGTTTTCTACGCATTCCATCGACCATTACTTCGGGCCTGTTTTCGGCGAAACCATCTATGGCGCGAACGTGCTGCGAGACTTTTTTGCCGCCGTCACCGACGTAGTCGGGGGCCGTTCTAGCCAATACGAAACGTTGCTCGTTCGCGGCCGAAACACGGCCATGTCCGAGATGGCCGCACGCGCTACAAAGATGGGTGCAAACGCCGTGATTGGGATGCGATTCGACTACTCGACGGTCGGAAACTCGATGCTCATGATCTGTTGCATTGGCACCGCTGTCACGGCCTCCCCATTGACCGGAAAATACGACGGATCACCATCATGTCCACCGTAGCGGCGGTGGTTGCGTTCTATCAAGCTCATGTCCCGACAATGTATTGCTTCATCCGGCTGATGCAATGATCACCCGGCCGGTGGGAAGCCATCGCGTGTACCGGAGTGGAGGTTGGAAGGTTTTACGAATTGACCTGGATCGCCGCCACGCTGTGACTGGCTCTGTTCTTCGCGCATCGAACTCTAACCTTAGGTCCGCGGCATGCTAAACGAACGCGACTATATCGACGCGATCACGCAGGGCGACGACGATCGGTTAGCTGAGCTACTCGGATCTTGCGCAGGCGATCAACCGCATCTCGCTACGATTGCCGAGAGGCGGCCAACGAACCATTCGATGGGTTTCGGCATGACTCTGCTGCAGCTCGCATCGATCAGAAAGCGGAAGAGCGGTAACCCGTCGAAGTTGTTGATCGATCACGGCGCCTGGATCGATCTGCATTCAGCCTGTGGGTTGGGGATGATCGAACGCATCGAATATTTGTTACAGGATCGCCCGCAAAGCCTGAGTGATCAAGTTGACACATACTTTCCGTTGCAGTTTGCGATCACCGCGGGGCGACCGGATGTCGTTCAATTACTTGTTGAACACGGCGATGAGGTAAACCGCAACCTCAAAAAGGTCGGGTATTTCGGCTGGGAGGATGACGCGGTCGATCAGGACTCTATCCCGTGGAGTCCCATTCACATGGCATCGCTTTGGGGCTTCGGGGGTGTGGTCTCTTCAGGGCGCAGTTTGACGGTTGATTGAGGTGCGTCGGTTTCGCGGCATTGCGTAACCTCGGATTGGTGTTTCAGAACAAGGGCGTCCCGCGTCACACTGATGTTGCAAAACAAAAAGCGCGATGGACGTCGGTGTCGAGGTCCATTCGATGAGCAAGGGCTACGACATGATCGGTTGGCGGATGGGGTTCGTATGCGGCCACCCGCGGATCGTATCGGCGTTCGCCGACGTCAAAGACAACTCGGACAGCGGCCAGTTTATCGCCACGCAAAAAGCCGCTGCCGCAGCACTGGACGACGACGCGATTCCCGAAAACATCCGATCGAAGTACCTCCGCCGCATGAAGAAATTGGTCGCGGTGTTGAAGGAATGTGGGTTCGAATGCGAAGTCCCCGGCGGGACCTATTTCCTGTACGCCAAGTCACCCTCCGGCACCAAGTCGGGCGAAACGTTTGCCGCCGCCGAAGACGCGACGCGTCACCTGATCGAACAGTTCGGCATCGTCACCGTGCCGTGGGACGACGCGGGAGCGTTCTTGCGGTTCAGCGTCACTTACGTCGCCCCGACCGAAGCCGATGAAGACGTGTTGATGGTCGAAACCAAGAAACGCCTCGGCGATGCCGGGCTCGTTTGGTAGACGTACCGGTCAAGCATCTCGTCGAAATGGAATCAACGATTCCATTCGCCGGCGGTGATCGCTCCGTCACCGTCTTTGTCGATGTTTCTGAACTGACGATCAAAAATGGAATGAAACTCCTCGCGAGTCAACTTTCCATTTTTGTCCTGGTCCGCGCCGGCAAAAGATGCGTGCGAATGCTCGTCCGGTGTTAGCACGTCATCTCCATTCTTGTCCTTTTTTGCGAAGCCTTCCGCAAAGTGGCCGATGTACTCGGCATGCGTGATCTGTTGATCCTTGTTGGCGTCCTTTTCGACAAACGAAGTAGCTTGCTTCGCGTTTGGTTTCTTCTTCGGTTCGCCATTATCATCGGCGACCGAAATCGCTTGGTTCGCAAATCCGCCCTTCGCCTTGCCGGCCTCCGGATAGCTTCGCAGGAAATTGTTTTCGTCGATAAGATTTAGCAAGTAGTGAGTCGTTCCGCCGGGAAGATCGACCGTCACTTTCATGTTGTCCGTCAGAGTTGCCGGTGCGTGAAACCATTCCTCGTGTTTTTGGTTTCCGTTCGTCGTGTAGATCAAGTCGCTGCGCACAATCTTCGCGCCGTTCTCGCGAAATGCGAATTCGACGGTGTTGCCCGTCTTCACATGAGACAGAACCGAGCAAACGCTTTCTTTTCCAGGAAGATCATCGGCACAGTTTGGGTTGTAACTGGGATAGCTGGCATTCATTTCCGTCAACATGTCCGACAGTTGTCGATTCATCGTCGCTGCTTTTTCGGGCAAGTCGGACGCTAGGTTGATGGCTTCTTCGATATCCACACGCTGCGGAGTACCGCCACTGGAATCGTACAGTCGGAACAGTTCCAGTTCCGGTGTCTCGGTGTTTACATGGTCGTAGTTGCGGATCAGCTTGTAGTCTCCGGTCCGGATTGTGCTCTCCAGTGCGACGCCATGTGGAAAATGCCACATCATCGTGTCTCGCACGCTTCCATCGGCGAATTTTACGAGTCCCCCGTCAGTCGGTTCGTTCAACAGTAAAGGTGAAAGATCGCAGCCATCTAGATGCTTTCCAGTTGGAGACTCCGATCCCGTCAACGACAAGATGGTCGGATAAAAATCGAGTCCATTGACCATCACATTGGATTGCACACCTTGCTTGATTCCGGGGCCAACGATGAACAATGGCACGCGAGTTCCACCTTCCTTGGCCGAAATTTTTCCGCGGTCCAGTGGATTGTTGTCGGTGTATCGTTCGTCGGGTCCGCCTTCCATCCCACCATTGTCCGACGTAAAAATGACGTATGTGTTCTCGCTCAACTTGTGCCCTGGCCAACGTGGATCGTCGGTTTCATCCATGTAGTCAATCACTTGGCCGACGTAATGGTCTAGCATTTCGACCATTGCACAGTAGAACGGGTTTAGCTGGCCAGGAACTTCTTTTGTATTCGTGCGACGCGGATCGACGCCAAGTTTTTGTACATACTTGTCCAAAAGTGCTTTTGATCGCGTGTGAATTGGCGAGTGGACCAACCACGTCGCGTAGTAAAGAAAGAACGGTTCGTCTTTGTTTTGACGCAAAAAGTCGAGGGCGTCTTCGTTGTTTTGGTGGTAAGGGAATCCATCTTTATCCAAACGGTACGGATCGTTCGCGTCATCCGTTGCAAATCCGTCGAGGCGATCTTTCGGTGCCGAGTGAGCACCGCGATCCGAACGCGTGAAGTCGAAACCAACATCCATCGGTTGGGGGAACGCATGGTGATCGATCGCGATGTGCCATTTACCGACGTGGCCAGTGGTGTAACCGTTGTGACCAAGTGCCTTGGCGAGCGTCATTTCGTCGGCCGGCATCCGCCCGCTGTACCACGGATCCATCATGCGAGTGTGTTTGTTCCGTGCCATGGGCGGCGCGCCACCGACCACATGCGTTTTCTGCGCCCTGGCGGGATGGTTGCCACTCATGATCGCACAGCGACTGGGCGCACACGTCGGCGCGGGCGAGTACGCTTGCCAAAACATCACGCCTCGCTTGGCAAACGCATCCAGATGCGGCGTCTCGGTCGGCGAAGGTTCGTCGATGTCGTAGCACTTCACATCCTGCCAGCCCAAATCGTCGGTCAAGATCAACACGACATTGGGTTTGGGCCTTGGATCGGCCGCACTCAACGAAGAACCCATGGGCCCCAGCGAAGTCAGCAACAGCAGTACGACAAGTGAAAGTAGCGTTTTCATAGTCAAGCGTATCGTTCAGTAATGAGAGCCTGTGAGGTTGCCGATGGCGACCAAATCGTGGCGGTTGTTAGTAGTTCAGCTTTGCATTCGCAGTTGGTTTTTGGCGTTCACCCTTCCACCACTCACTGGGCCCCTGTTCTTCGATGTCGGCCCATGTCTTGAAGAGAATCTGTTTCATCTCCTCCGTCTTATCAGGCATCGTTTCAGCTAGGTCGGTTTCTTCTTTCCAGTCTTTCTGGATTTCGTAAAGTTGGAATTGCGTCAGCGTGTCGTTACCCACGATTTTCCAATCGCCGATCCGCATCGCGACCCGATCGTCCGCTGGGGAAACATGCGTCCGCCAGAACAAGGGCACCGTGCGTTGGACCGACGTGCCGGCAAACGCGGGCACCATGCTGACACCATCGATCGTTCGATCGGCGGGAATCGGAATCCCGACGATGTCCAATACGGTGGAAAAGATGTCGGTTCCGATCACGGGAACATCGCTGGTCGTTCCCGGTGCGATGTGACCCGGCCAACGCGCAAGGCCTGGCACCCGGATACCACCTTCATGATCGCTGCGTTTGTGGCCTCGCAAGCCACCTGTCACGCCTCCGAAACCGGGGACGGGACCGTTATCGGATGTGAAAAACAGCAGCGTATTTTCGCTGACGCCCTGCGCATCCAACGCGTCCATGACCATGCCCAACGCGTTGTCCATCTGGGTAATGTTGCCCATGTACTTGCTGTTCTTGTGTCCCTTGTACAGTGATTCAAACCGCGTATCCGTTGCAATGGGTGAGTGAGGTTCGTGCACCCAGACCGACATTGCAAACGGCTTCGAAGGATCATGCACGTCTTTCAACCAGTGCGCCGCCTCGGCTGCAACCAACTGCGCCGAATAGCCTTGCGTCGCGCCGACGGGATCGCCGTTGCGAACAAAGTTATTGGGATTCTTGTGGCTGGGACTCGCGTTGTTGTGCGTGTACATCCAGTAGTCGAACCCATGTTCGCCCGGTTGAGGAAATTCCGGGTTATTGAAATGCTGGCTCGAGTTGAGGTGCCATTTGCCGACGTGACACGTTTCGTAGCCAGCTTCTTTGAGCAATTCGGGGTACGTGATTTCGCTTTCTCGCAGATGGGCGTCGTGAATCCCAGACAAGTGACGCCAGACGCCGTTTCGATACGGAGTCCGTCCCGTCAGGATGGCTGAACGCGAGGGCGAACAGACGCCACAAGCAGAATAGCACTGCATGAACTTCACGCCCTGCGAAGCCATTCGATCCATGTTGGGCGTCTGAATCAGCTCGTTGCCGTAAGTCGCCGAGTCGCCCCAACCCATATCGTCGGCCACGAAGATGACGACGTTCGGCTTCGCGGGATCCGCCGGCGACGGTTCGACGGATCGGGCGTGCTCGCAACAGCAGGTCAGCAAAACGGCCAGCACCGCGAAACGCAATTGTTTGAATTGACTCATTTCTTTTTCCGTTTCTCTGAAAGACTATTTTCGCTCGGCGCCGTCGGCAACGAGTCCTTCCACGCATCCAATTTTTCGGTCAAACGTTCCATGACCTCAGGATGGCCGGTCGCGACATTGTTCTTTTCGGCCCAGTCGCTTTCCAAATCGTACAACTCCGCCATCTGCGTTTCTTTGTTGACCAGCAGTTTCCACTTGCCCTCACGGACACCGAGTGAAGGCCATGTGTACTCATGTGAATCGCCGCCCTTCCATTCCCAGAAAATCGGCTTGGTCCTTGTTACTGGCTCACCTTTGAACGCGGCGAACACGCTTTCGCCATCGGGCGCGAAGTCCTTGGGTAACGGCACGCCGGCAACCTCCAGGAACGTCGGCAACAAGTCGACCGCGGTAATCACCGACGTCGAATCGGTTCTTCCGGGCGGCACAATTCCTGGCCAGCGAACGATGAACGGCACCCGAATCCCGCCAGCGAAAAGTGCTCGTTTTCGGCCTTTCAATCCGCCGGTTTCGCCGACCGAGTAATAGCCGCCCAAGCCAATTTTTTCCTTGTCGTGAAATTTCTGTGTCTCATCACGTGTCACTTCGGGGCCGTTGTCGGTCGAGAAAACGACCAGCGTATTCTCGTCGATTTTCAA
Encoded here:
- a CDS encoding ankyrin repeat domain-containing protein, whose amino-acid sequence is MLNERDYIDAITQGDDDRLAELLGSCAGDQPHLATIAERRPTNHSMGFGMTLLQLASIRKRKSGNPSKLLIDHGAWIDLHSACGLGMIERIEYLLQDRPQSLSDQVDTYFPLQFAITAGRPDVVQLLVEHGDEVNRNLKKVGYFGWEDDAVDQDSIPWSPIHMASLWGFGGVVSSGRSLTVD
- a CDS encoding restriction endonuclease subunit S; translation: MTLYPRIRIGDLVTIKGGKRLRPNEQFSSEPTRHPYIRARDVGEGIVKIQDAVYLPEDVANRLSRYRVTTGDVCITIVGANVGEMGIVPPNLDGANLTENCVRLTNNGKVTQGFLRYSLLGDDAQGQMKVLAGGAAQPKLGIYKIETVEIPLPSVPTQRKIASILSAYDDLIENNNHVVHAEPDSRLSCKLKMNSPGPSASIAFRMTVVHPRIETSRHPEHLNEFFDAIPLCSCRPGGRWELASLRRRKPS
- a CDS encoding type I restriction-modification system subunit M; the protein is MANNHSDTEKRLWDAADEFRANSDLKSSEYAVPVLGLIFLRYADHRFTIAEQELAGKGTGRRKIGKEDYQAKGVMYVPPEARFSHLLSLPEGENIGKAINEAMKSVEAENVDLKGVLPRTYTKIDNAILVSLLKNFSQIAMDAEGDTFGKIYEYFLGNFARAEGQRGGEFFTPTSLVKLIVEIIEPYHGRIYDPACGSGGMFAQSAEFIKAHQNNPSVEISCYGQERVGETRQLCMMNLAVHSLSGDIRLGNSYYEDPHDSLGKFDFVMANPPFNVDKVDKEKIKDDPRYPFGMPRPDNANYLWIQRFYSSLSDTGRAGFVMANSAADARQSEMEIRKQLLQSHAVDVMVAIGPNFFYTVTLPCTLWFFDKAKSQPDASARDTSTKDKASKSLAHASGSDNLGWRRDKVLFIDARHTFRQVDRAHRKFSPQQIEYLANIVRLYRGEQPEFVAGEDEEVPGEEPDLKATFPKLKYADVAGLCWVATLEEIEAQGWSLNPGRYVGVADREEDDFVFAERLEELNEELEVLNSEASELEERIANNVAKLLEEAT
- a CDS encoding YbjQ family protein, yielding MLITTTPSFSTHSIDHYFGPVFGETIYGANVLRDFFAAVTDVVGGRSSQYETLLVRGRNTAMSEMAARATKMGANAVIGMRFDYSTVGNSMLMICCIGTAVTASPLTGKYDGSPSCPP
- a CDS encoding sulfatase-like hydrolase/transferase, translating into MKTLLSLVVLLLLTSLGPMGSSLSAADPRPKPNVVLILTDDLGWQDVKCYDIDEPSPTETPHLDAFAKRGVMFWQAYSPAPTCAPSRCAIMSGNHPARAQKTHVVGGAPPMARNKHTRMMDPWYSGRMPADEMTLAKALGHNGYTTGHVGKWHIAIDHHAFPQPMDVGFDFTRSDRGAHSAPKDRLDGFATDDANDPYRLDKDGFPYHQNNEDALDFLRQNKDEPFFLYYATWLVHSPIHTRSKALLDKYVQKLGVDPRRTNTKEVPGQLNPFYCAMVEMLDHYVGQVIDYMDETDDPRWPGHKLSENTYVIFTSDNGGMEGGPDERYTDNNPLDRGKISAKEGGTRVPLFIVGPGIKQGVQSNVMVNGLDFYPTILSLTGSESPTGKHLDGCDLSPLLLNEPTDGGLVKFADGSVRDTMMWHFPHGVALESTIRTGDYKLIRNYDHVNTETPELELFRLYDSSGGTPQRVDIEEAINLASDLPEKAATMNRQLSDMLTEMNASYPSYNPNCADDLPGKESVCSVLSHVKTGNTVEFAFRENGAKIVRSDLIYTTNGNQKHEEWFHAPATLTDNMKVTVDLPGGTTHYLLNLIDENNFLRSYPEAGKAKGGFANQAISVADDNGEPKKKPNAKQATSFVEKDANKDQQITHAEYIGHFAEGFAKKDKNGDDVLTPDEHSHASFAGADQDKNGKLTREEFHSIFDRQFRNIDKDGDGAITAGEWNR
- a CDS encoding serine/threonine protein kinase; this translates as MSDLTPRQFAQRAADLGLADRRSVEQAVNELGVGDHTLDDMIQVMQRNGLVTTLQTEKILKGDRKGYFYGDYKVLYLIGAGTFARVYRAEKGGEVFAVKVLRKRFRDELRELEQFLREGRMGLRLRHPHIVDILEVVPDVHNPFLVMEFVEGQTLRELVRIRGKLPADLALRLMYEIASGLAYASSLGIAHRDLKLSNVLISSDGKAKLVDFGLAALTDRNNPEKMADCPNARAIDYAALERGTGVRKDDPRSDVYFAGNMLYHMLAGVPALTETRDRLQRLNVSRFQEIVPLHERVPDVPGIANQVVQRALEFNPDKRIQSAAALQAEVKKALQILESGATRSNSDNTISSTDSPDEDEIPTNEGEGYIIMLVESKAALQNAFRERLKARGYRVLVISDPNRALDRFSPDDDPPADCVVFGAAELGSLAVEAYNKFGSDEHTAEIPALLLVDRRQTSLIASARRSPTRKLLPLPLKVRELRIALTQLLSGVERRPLGTY
- a CDS encoding sulfatase-like hydrolase/transferase: MSQFKQLRFAVLAVLLTCCCEHARSVEPSPADPAKPNVVIFVADDMGWGDSATYGNELIQTPNMDRMASQGVKFMQCYSACGVCSPSRSAILTGRTPYRNGVWRHLSGIHDAHLRESEITYPELLKEAGYETCHVGKWHLNSSQHFNNPEFPQPGEHGFDYWMYTHNNASPSHKNPNNFVRNGDPVGATQGYSAQLVAAEAAHWLKDVHDPSKPFAMSVWVHEPHSPIATDTRFESLYKGHKNSKYMGNITQMDNALGMVMDALDAQGVSENTLLFFTSDNGPVPGFGGVTGGLRGHKRSDHEGGIRVPGLARWPGHIAPGTTSDVPVIGTDIFSTVLDIVGIPIPADRTIDGVSMVPAFAGTSVQRTVPLFWRTHVSPADDRVAMRIGDWKIVGNDTLTQFQLYEIQKDWKEETDLAETMPDKTEEMKQILFKTWADIEEQGPSEWWKGERQKPTANAKLNY